The Sulfuricurvum sp. sequence AACCATTTGTTTAAATGTTACCGTATCATTGCGATCAACCGCTTGGACAAGTTTAAAAATATCGGCACCGTTTAGTACACTGCACGCTAATAGAAAAAGAAAAAAAAGTTTTTTCATTGTTTAAATTGTTCAATAAACTCTTCGATATCGTCGAAAAGTGATTGTAAGTCCTCTTCATGCTCTACTTCATCTGCCAAAATTTGTGATATAAGATCATAGGTGACGATATCTTTTTCACGAGTCAGTTCCAAAAGATTTGAATAGGTGGTGATAGCGCATTGCTCACCCGAAATAGCTTGATCTAAAATCGCACGAACATCGGGGTTGGTAGGGGCATCGTATTTGCAATTTGAATGAGTAAGCCATTCGGATGGATGGAGTATCGGAGTGCCTCCCAGTTGTATAATACGTCCGCATACCATAGTAGCGTGGCGAAGTTCATCAGCAGCATGAAGATTTAATTCTGCCATTACAGCATCTTTCATAATCCCTTTGACTACTTTGGATTCTATAAAATATTGATAATATGCGAGCCATTCATCACAGTATGCTTTATTGAGTACATCGATTACTGTTTGTGCTTCGATCCCTTTGAGGATTGAGATTCCACGTTTTGCCATAACTAACTCCTTGGATGGTATGTTCAAAAAGTATATCTCTCTGCTTCTTAAATAATAATTATTTTCCTTTAGGAGAATATTTATTAAGATTTTGGCTCATATCCGTACTCTTTTGGAACCATCAGCTCAACAGGATATATTACTTGTGAATCTATAAGACGTAATGTATATCCTCTTGGTGTAGAGGTGAGTGTTGCAATAAGGTAGTCC is a genomic window containing:
- a CDS encoding ferritin-like domain-containing protein; protein product: MAKRGISILKGIEAQTVIDVLNKAYCDEWLAYYQYFIESKVVKGIMKDAVMAELNLHAADELRHATMVCGRIIQLGGTPILHPSEWLTHSNCKYDAPTNPDVRAILDQAISGEQCAITTYSNLLELTREKDIVTYDLISQILADEVEHEEDLQSLFDDIEEFIEQFKQ